The sequence TCAGAGTTATACTTACACCTGGAAGGTTGCCCATTGAAACTCTAAATACCATCAggggaaatgagaaaacaacaacactttcTGGTCTCCTTGAACAACAGTGATTTAGACGCCTCTGAGGTACCTCTTTCAGGTTACATAAGTTGTTATGACTCCACTGAAGCTTCTCTGTGTCTTAAAGATCTATCATGTaccatttctgcattaaaatgtgcaaagacGACCAGacatttgtgatatttttttgtttttgagttgagTACGGCAAACCTAAAACATGTTAACGTGAGCCAGAATAttcctgaaaaaagaaaaaagcttttgCTTATGATGATCTTCTTTTGATAAGGTTACGTAATAAAGCTGCTGTTCCTTTTTCTTACTATCAGTAAATCAAATAAGAAGACCAAAAAACGACAAGTAAGAGGAGAGTCAGGTTTAGTTTAACAGTTGAAATGATATTAAAGTGAATATTTACGTGTCTGCCAGGTGACAACTGCTGTAACCCGCTCAGCATGGGGGCCATAAAGAAGATGATCGAGGAGGAGATCCCTGGCGTCTACGTGCTCTCGCTGATGATTGGAAAGGATGTTGTGAAGGTACTTTGACTGGATGTTTCATCAATGTTTCATCAAATATCAAAGATcaggatcaaggatcaaggaagtttattgtcataccagctcacatttacatgtttatggtaaGAAATTaggagcaataagtagaatacaaaaatatgaaatgaaaagttgaataaaatagaaatataagcgaagtaaaaaatagaatatatatgAGCtaagtacaaatacaatataaaaactaaacatttgagaaaaataaataaagaagccagttttagcatgtgcagcataaatatgcatgtgcaagtgtgtgctagTATGAGGTAATCCAGGAAGTAGTCTGTAATATTGCACTTGAAGGtgtaaagtgtttgtagtgcaggtctgtgttgtcGGGGGTGGAGCGTCTACAGGGCAAATACTGTTGTTTTACGATTCTGTGCAAGGTGCCTGAATTCACTCAGAGCCTTaagcagaaaataatcatttcctCATCTTGCACAAACAAACGCTCAGTGCACGTTTAGCCGAGAATGTCACATGTGAACCGACAGTCTTAGACACGTACggataaacagagaaaaatctgaaaaccaATAATTGTAAAAGTATATAAAGCTAAAGcaagaacagaaataaatatagAAAGAGAATTACAAGACAAGCAGCAGTGCGGTCTCAGGTGACGTGGTGGTCTGGTTCGTCCTACATCAGGTTCGATTGATACGTCCACATGACATGTGAGGACTCCTATTCTGTGGTATTTGCAGTGCTAGTGGCACAGGTTGCATCAGAAAAATGGCTCCTTTATAAGTTCACTATGTGATATTTCAGCGTTAATATTCATAGCAAACCAGCATGACTACGTCGCTTTCTGCTTTGATCCGTCGACACGCCGTGACTCAATCTCTCAGCGTTTCTCCTCGCGGACGGTGCTCGTTCTCTTGCTTTAATCTGTCCGTCACGCTTCCAACTTTTCAtgtctctcctcctgcaggacaCAGAAAATGGGTTTTTCATGGATGTGAATGAGCAGGTGTCCATGGTGTGCAGTCAGCTGGCTCAGGACCCCAAGTTGAAGGGAGGATACAATGCTATGGGCTTCTCCCAGGGAGGACAGTTTCTGTATGTAACCAGTGTTCTGGTTTTGTTATGTTAATGTGGTAGAAACTGGACAAATTCAGGATGCAGGATTTAACTGTGCTTGAGAAAGTCAAGATATTAAGGTTCAAAAGTCCTGAGCTTTATTCTCTTCTCTTGAAGTATTTGTATCCTGATGAAAATGAGGAAGCTCATTTTGACTTTTCCCGGTTCCTCTTCCTCACAGGAGAGCCGTGGCTCAGCGCTGCCCCTCTCCACCAATGAAAACCCTGATCTCCATCGGTGGTCAGCAACAAGGTAAAGTCATgacaaaaaaccaaaatgtcagTCCGGCTCACTTCCCtctgcaataaaacatttctatttctatttctacaCCGGTCTGCAGGGTGAGTGAATGCAGAATTTTAGATTCTTAGCATCAAATGTGGTAGTAGAATTCTCGAACAATCTTTTTGTACCACAGACTGACTCCAAGAGGCACATGCAATCTGCTCATATtcagtccaaaaacaaaaccatcagtGATTTGAAAAGTCTTGTCTGTGTTGTCATTGCATTTTTTGTTCCAAAACTAAAATCAATATGATAACCCGTAGTGTTTTTCACTCCTCAGGTGTGTACGGGCTGCCCAGGTGTCCCGGAGAGAGCTCCCACATCTGCGACATGATACGCAAAGCTCTGAACAGCGGGGCTTACACCGACTTGGTTCAAAAACAGTACGTcgtctttcacttcctgtctgtgtgtttgttaccGTGCACAGTTCTTTggtctgtttgttctgtttgccTGATGTGCAGCACTGACGGGCTTGTTGTGTCTTGTGGTTATCAGCCTGGTGCAGGCGCAGTACTGGCACGACCCCCTTAACGACGACCTGTACAAGAAGCACAGCCTCTTCCTGGCCGACATCAATCAGGAGAGGGTCAGTATGCAGCCGCAGCGCTTTCACCAAGGCGGACGAAGTAGTTCAGATACCGAGagcagacgtgtgtgtgtgtgtgaaaatgtttgttcttCACCATGGAAAAAGTAGCTTGACAAAATATGCGTATCGTAAGGTTGACttgctggcttttttttttaacggcATCCCATTTGTCAAACTAACTGATTGATAAAGAATACTTTTTTAGTAGTATGGAATAATACATAAGGAATTTGAAGAGTGAATATTAGTCAAAATCAGAATGGAAATAATTTTCTGTGTTCTCTTCTTGTCtcccagtgtttgtgttgttgttgttttaatatgtatacatatatagtTATGCAGATACTCTCTGTAAACATCAGTATGTTTTTTAAGACCTGGTGTTCTGATTTAAAGGCTGTGAATGAAACGTATAAGAAGaacctccagctgctggagaAGTTCGTCATGGTCAAGTTCCTGCAGGACACTGTGGTGGATCCTGTTGTTACcgaggtaacacacacacacacacgcatgcacacactccaCAGTGGTTCTGCATCACATCAACTGCTTTGTCTATAAGCTGTGTCCGAGTGCAATAAAGCAGCATCTCAAACTGTCTCGTCCTGATTCTTGCCGTAGTGGTTCGGCTTCCTGAAAACCGGTCAGGCCAAGGAGACTGAAACTCTGCAGGAGAGCGTTCTCTACAAAGAGGTAACCGTGTTGTACTGACTTTTGAGGAAATACAGCAGACGTTGTGGCTGTCGTTTCCTTTTAACTCGTGGATTCATATTAAAAAATCTGACAAAGCTTTACATGTTATTTCACGACGTGTCGTTAAGTTTTCGTGAACACAAATCTGGATCATCAGGAAAATCTGAAACATGAAACTGGAACTCGTCCATATT comes from Scatophagus argus isolate fScaArg1 chromosome 17, fScaArg1.pri, whole genome shotgun sequence and encodes:
- the ppt1 gene encoding palmitoyl-protein thioesterase 1; translated protein: MSGCRMTAALLCLLLASPVLLGAGSPVHNSNNGTVPLVLWHGMGDNCCNPLSMGAIKKMIEEEIPGVYVLSLMIGKDVVKDTENGFFMDVNEQVSMVCSQLAQDPKLKGGYNAMGFSQGGQFLRAVAQRCPSPPMKTLISIGGQQQGVYGLPRCPGESSHICDMIRKALNSGAYTDLVQKHLVQAQYWHDPLNDDLYKKHSLFLADINQERAVNETYKKNLQLLEKFVMVKFLQDTVVDPVVTEWFGFLKTGQAKETETLQESVLYKEDRLGLAAMDKAGKLVFLETEGDHLQFSREWFNAHLLPYLR